A window of Ananas comosus cultivar F153 linkage group 4, ASM154086v1, whole genome shotgun sequence contains these coding sequences:
- the LOC109708887 gene encoding cysteine-rich repeat secretory protein 55-like — protein sequence MALIHHLFLLSLLLPLSSFATADDPIGHYCSNSFKGTQTQTNINAILSDLVVRASVGGFAVSSSGKGKSEVYGLAQCRGDVPDTDCASCLSDAAKQLTASCLGYADARIWYDYCFLRYDTDNFIGQSDTSYAIILINVDNATNPEAFDKAAGKLLRKAADDAAAEGNEGLGREQAQFTPYITIYALAQCTRDLQPLVCAQCLASAVETVPNYCMFRKGCRVLYSSCMVRYEIYPFYFPLDPSSSNSASNVAVGEYAKVVLYP from the exons ATGGCACTCATCCAccacctcttcctcctctctctcctactccccctctcctcctttGCCACCGCCGACGATCCCATCGGCCACTACTGCAGCAACAGCTTCAAGGGCACCCAAACACAAACCAACATCAACGCCATTCTCTCCGACCTCGTCGTCAGGGCTTCGGTCGGCGGCTTCGCTGTCTCCTCCTCCGGAAAAGGCAAAAGCGAGGTCTACGGCCTCGCACAGTGCCGGGGCGACGTCCCAGACACCGACTGCGCCTCATGTCTCTCCGACGCAGCAAAGCAGCTCACTGCGTCGTGCCTTGGCTACGCAGATGCCAGGATCTG GTACGACTACTGCTTCCTCCGTTACGACACCGACAACTTCATCGGGCAATCCGACACGAGCTATGCGATCATCCTCATCAACGTCGACAACGCGACGAACCCCGAGGCGTTCGACAAGGCGGCGGGGAAGTTGCTGAGGAAGGCGGCAGACGACGCAGCTGCGGAGGGGAACGAAGGGCTCGGGAGGGAGCAGGCGCAGTTCACACCGTACATCACGATATACGCTCTCGCGCAGTGCACACGCGATCTCCAGCCGTTGGTTTGCGCGCAGTGTTTGGCATCAGCGGTGGAGACGGTGCCAAACTACTGCATGTTTAGGAAGGGGTGTAGGGTTCTCTACAGTAGTTGCATGGTGCGTTACGAGATATACCCCTTTTATTTCCCTCTTGATCCCAGTAGTAGCAATAGTGCTAGTAATGTTGCAGTGGGGGAATACGCAAAGGTCGTGTTGTACCCATGA
- the LOC109708886 gene encoding cysteine-rich repeat secretory protein 55-like produces MALTSLSFLSFFFLLLPFSSSSPTTAASIAATDPIGHYCASSFKGTQTQANINLVLSDLVAKASIGGFAVSSFGGGNGGAIYGLAQCRGDVIGSGDCLSCLVAAAKKLPTTCAGDADGRIWYDYCFMRYDNVNFVGKVDIGYEFIYYNVENATDPAAFDAAAEELLGRVQAEAATPGNEGFAEEKAKFTGSTTIYGLAQCTQDLQPSACGQCLAAAAEEVVGYCQGSVGCQVHYSSCMLRYEIYPFYFSGDHNMKASAGDKYFKVVFSP; encoded by the exons atggcACTAACAAGCCTTAGCTTCCTcagcttcttcttccttcttctccctttctcctcttcctcccccACCACCGCCGCCTCGATCGCCGCCACCGACCCTATCGGCCATTACTGCGCCTCGAGCTTCAAAGGCACCCAAACTCAAGCCAACATCAACCTCGTCCTCTCCGACTTAGTCGCGAAGGCTTCGATCGGCGGCTTCGCGGTCTCTTCCTTCGGCGGAGGCAACGGCGGCGCGATCTACGGCCTCGCGCAATGCAGAGGCGACGTCATCGGCAGCGGCGACTGCTTGAGCTGCCTCGTCGCCGCAGCGAAGAAGCTCCCGACGACGTGCGCGGGGGACGCCGACGGGAGGATATGGTACGACTACTGCTTCATGCGCTACGACAACGTGAATTTTGTAGGGAAGGTTGATATCGGGTACGAGTTCATTTACTACAACGTCGAGAACGCGACGGATCCCGCGGCGTTCGacgccgcggcggaggagctGCTGGGGCGGGTGCAGGCGGAGGCTGCGACGCCAG GGAACGAAGGGTTCGCGGAGGAGAAGGCAAAGTTTACGGGGAGTACTACGATCTACGGTCTGGCGCAGTGCACGCAGGATCTGCAGCCGTCGGCGTGCGGCCAGTgcctggcggcggcggcggaggaggtcgtCGGCTATTGCCAGGGCAGTGTCGGGTGCCAGGTCCACTACAGCAGTTGCATGCTGCGTTACGAGATCTATCCCTTCTATTTTTCCGGTGATCACAATATGAAGGCGAGCGCAGGGGATAAATATTTCAAAGTCGTTTTCAGTCCCTAG
- the LOC109708890 gene encoding uncharacterized protein LOC109708890 has translation MKLKIVCRKIYDYIRYDLKEIAFPSSLPDPPHIKKRRKLTWKERWYVLKEASRLYAASWVRDIGPDLRPNDYKKDVEDDEDPIRKENRKSADRNEPSALEDLAVAARGGMETLRPALQRIYMTRASAYRDALKSFIEGYQEGVKQVMEDKGDAKSQHQGEEPKKPI, from the coding sequence ATGAAGCTAAAGATCGTTTGTCGCaaaatatatgattatattCGCTACGATCTGAAAGAAATTGCTTTTCCGTCATCCTTGCCCGACCCCCCGCATATCAAAAAACGAAGGAAACTCACCTGGAAAGAGCGCTGGTACGTTTTGAAGGAAGCATCTCGGCTTTATGCAGCTAGCTGGGTTAGAGATATCGGCCCCGACCTTAGACCGAACGACTATAAAAAAGATGTGGAAGATGACGAAGATCCAATTcggaaagaaaatagaaaatcagCAGACCGAAATGAACCGTCGGCTTTGGAGGATCTTGCGGTGGCAGCGAGAGGTGGGATGGAGACACTCAGACCCGCATTGCAGCGAATTTACATGACGCGCGCTTCTGCTTATAGAGATGCGCTGAAAAGCTTCATAGAAGGGTATCAGGAAGGGGTAAAGCAAGTCATGGAAGATAAGGGAGATGCGAAATCTCAACATCAAGGCGAAGAACCGAAGAAACCAATATGA
- the LOC109708889 gene encoding very-long-chain (3R)-3-hydroxyacyl-CoA dehydratase PASTICCINO 2A, giving the protein MAGFLSTLKRIYLSIYNWTIFVGWFQVLFFALKTLRESGHTAVYDAVERPLQLAQTAAIMEILHGLVGLVRSPVSATLPQIGSRLYVTWGILWSFPETRTHILVSSLVISWSITEIIRYSFFGVKEAFGFTPSWLLWLRYSTFLLLYPTGITSEVGLIYIALPYVKASEKYCIRMPNKWNFSFDYFYAAIVALGIYVPGSPHMYTYMLGQRKKALSKSKTA; this is encoded by the exons ATGGCGGGGTTCCTCTCAACCCTAAAGCGGATCTACCTCTCCATCTACAACTGGACCATATTCGTCGGATG GTTTCAGGTTTTGTTCTTTGCGTTGAAGACTTTGAGGGAATCGGGGCACACCGCGGTGTACGATGCCGTCGAGAGGCCGCTGCAGCTCGCACAAACCGCGGCGATCATGGAG ATTCTCCATGGACTCGTAG gattgGTGAGATCTCCGGTATCGGCGACTTTGCCACAAATTGGGTCGAGGCTGTATGTTACTTGGGGCATCTTGTGGAGTTTCCCTGAG ACCAGGACACATATTCTTGTTAGCTCCTTGGTTATCAGCTGGTCAATTACAGAg ATTATCAGGTACTCCTTCTTTGGTGTGAAAGAAGCTTTTGGATTTACACCTTCCTGGCTTTTGTGGCTTAG GTACAGCACTTTCCTCTTATTGTATCCAACTGGCATCACCAGTGAGGTTGGCCTAATTTATATTGCCTTGCCATACGTTAAG GCATCCGAAAAATACTGCATTAGGATGCCCAACAAGTGGAACTTCTCCTTCGATTACTTCTATGCGGCAATTGTAGCACTCGGAATCTATGTCCCAG GTAGCCCGCACATGTACACCTACATGCTCGGGCAGCGGAAGAAGGCGCTCTCAAAGTCTAAAACCGCATAA